The Chlorocebus sabaeus isolate Y175 chromosome 16, mChlSab1.0.hap1, whole genome shotgun sequence genome window below encodes:
- the LIAT1 gene encoding protein LIAT1 isoform X2 gives MATRGPGLAVPAKSRPLVGNGSRAPPGWVGLQPSGQMDRRGGAGASGYEDNDGEKEEREGGAAGPQGSRLPPIPGGASELAKRKVKKKKKRKKKTKGSGKGDDKHQSQSVKSQLLSSSSHDILSPGKDRGPKPEHRQNKVENKHLPSDSSTVSLPDFAEIAEKLANQINDSLRWDGILADPEAEKERIRIYKLNRRKRYRCLALKGFHTDPDALKGFQSDPDALKGFHTDPDALKGFHTDPDTFKGFHTDPDTFKGFHTDPDALKGFQSNPDALKGFHTDPDALKGFHTDPDTFKGFHTDPDTFKGFHTDPDALKGFQSDPDVLKGFQSNPDVLKGFHTDPDTFKGFHTDPDTFKGFHTDPDALKSFQSDPDALKGFQSDPDAEETPENLLYLSDKDSSSSCRQPTSKAEHPNLYLEGNLTPKLLRSDLAPTLLE, from the exons ATGGCGACGCGTGGCCCTGGCCTGGCGGTCCCCGCGAAGAGCCGCCCACTAGTCGGCAACGGGTCTCGGGCGCCCCCGGGGTGGGTTGGGTTGCAGCCCAGCGGGCAGATGGACCGCCGCGGTGGGGCAGGGGCATCGGGGTACGAGGACAACGACGGCGAGAAGGAGGAGCGGGAGGGCGGCGCCGCGGGCCCGCAGGGGTCTAGACTGCCCCCCATCCCAGGCGGCGCCTCCGAGCTGGCCAAACGGaaggtgaagaagaagaaaaaaaggaagaagaagaccAAGGGGTCTGGCAAGGGGGACG ATAAACATCAGAGCCAGAGCGTGAAGAGCCAGctgctttcttcctcctctcatGACATCTTAAGTCCTGGCAAAGACCGTGGCCCGAAACCGGAGCACAGACAGAACAAAGTGGAGAACAAGCACCTCCCTTCGGACTCCTCCACCGTCAGCCTCCCCGACTTTGCCGAAATAGCCGAGAAACTTGCAAACCAGATCAACGACAGTCTGCGCTGGGATGGAATTCTTGCTGACccagaggcagagaaggaaaggaTTCGCATCTATAAACTGAACCGGAGAAAGCGGTACCGGTGCTTGGCCCTCAAGGGCTTCCACACCGACCCCGACGCCCTCAAGGGCTTCCAGTCCGACCCCGACGCCCTCAAGGGCTTCCACACCGACCCCGACGCCCTCAAGGGCTTCCACACTGACCCTGACACCTTCAAGGGCTTCCACACTGACCCTGACACCTTCAAGGGCTTCCACACTGACCCCGACGCCCTCAAGGGCTTCCAGTCCAACCCCGACGCCCTCAAGGGCTTCCACACCGACCCCGACGCCCTCAAGGGCTTCCACACTGACCCTGACACCTTCAAGGGCTTCCACACTGACCCTGACACCTTCAAGGGCTTCCACACTGACCCCGACGCCCTCAAGGGCTTCCAGTCCGACCCCGACGTCCTCAAGGGCTTCCAGTCCAACCCCGATGTCCTCAAGGGCTTCCACACTGACCCTGACACCTTCAAGGGCTTCCACACTGACCCCGACACCTTCAAGGGCTTCCACACTGACCCCGATGCCCTCAAGAGCTTCCAGTCCGACCCCGATGCCCTCAAGGGCTTCCAGTCCGACCCCGATGCTGAGGAGACCCCTGAGAACTTACTGTACCTCTCAGACAAAGACAGCAGCTCCAGCTGCAGGCAGCCCACATCGAAAGCCGAGCACCCCAATCTCTACCTTGAAGGAAACCTTACCCCAAAGCTTCTACGCTCTGATTTAGCGCCTACTCTGCTGGAGTAA
- the LIAT1 gene encoding protein LIAT1 isoform X1, with the protein MATRGPGLAVPAKSRPLVGNGSRAPPGWVGLQPSGQMDRRGGAGASGYEDNDGEKEEREGGAAGPQGSRLPPIPGGASELAKRKVKKKKKRKKKTKGSGKGDADKHQSQSVKSQLLSSSSHDILSPGKDRGPKPEHRQNKVENKHLPSDSSTVSLPDFAEIAEKLANQINDSLRWDGILADPEAEKERIRIYKLNRRKRYRCLALKGFHTDPDALKGFQSDPDALKGFHTDPDALKGFHTDPDTFKGFHTDPDTFKGFHTDPDALKGFQSNPDALKGFHTDPDALKGFHTDPDTFKGFHTDPDTFKGFHTDPDALKGFQSDPDVLKGFQSNPDVLKGFHTDPDTFKGFHTDPDTFKGFHTDPDALKSFQSDPDALKGFQSDPDAEETPENLLYLSDKDSSSSCRQPTSKAEHPNLYLEGNLTPKLLRSDLAPTLLE; encoded by the exons ATGGCGACGCGTGGCCCTGGCCTGGCGGTCCCCGCGAAGAGCCGCCCACTAGTCGGCAACGGGTCTCGGGCGCCCCCGGGGTGGGTTGGGTTGCAGCCCAGCGGGCAGATGGACCGCCGCGGTGGGGCAGGGGCATCGGGGTACGAGGACAACGACGGCGAGAAGGAGGAGCGGGAGGGCGGCGCCGCGGGCCCGCAGGGGTCTAGACTGCCCCCCATCCCAGGCGGCGCCTCCGAGCTGGCCAAACGGaaggtgaagaagaagaaaaaaaggaagaagaagaccAAGGGGTCTGGCAAGGGGGACG CAGATAAACATCAGAGCCAGAGCGTGAAGAGCCAGctgctttcttcctcctctcatGACATCTTAAGTCCTGGCAAAGACCGTGGCCCGAAACCGGAGCACAGACAGAACAAAGTGGAGAACAAGCACCTCCCTTCGGACTCCTCCACCGTCAGCCTCCCCGACTTTGCCGAAATAGCCGAGAAACTTGCAAACCAGATCAACGACAGTCTGCGCTGGGATGGAATTCTTGCTGACccagaggcagagaaggaaaggaTTCGCATCTATAAACTGAACCGGAGAAAGCGGTACCGGTGCTTGGCCCTCAAGGGCTTCCACACCGACCCCGACGCCCTCAAGGGCTTCCAGTCCGACCCCGACGCCCTCAAGGGCTTCCACACCGACCCCGACGCCCTCAAGGGCTTCCACACTGACCCTGACACCTTCAAGGGCTTCCACACTGACCCTGACACCTTCAAGGGCTTCCACACTGACCCCGACGCCCTCAAGGGCTTCCAGTCCAACCCCGACGCCCTCAAGGGCTTCCACACCGACCCCGACGCCCTCAAGGGCTTCCACACTGACCCTGACACCTTCAAGGGCTTCCACACTGACCCTGACACCTTCAAGGGCTTCCACACTGACCCCGACGCCCTCAAGGGCTTCCAGTCCGACCCCGACGTCCTCAAGGGCTTCCAGTCCAACCCCGATGTCCTCAAGGGCTTCCACACTGACCCTGACACCTTCAAGGGCTTCCACACTGACCCCGACACCTTCAAGGGCTTCCACACTGACCCCGATGCCCTCAAGAGCTTCCAGTCCGACCCCGATGCCCTCAAGGGCTTCCAGTCCGACCCCGATGCTGAGGAGACCCCTGAGAACTTACTGTACCTCTCAGACAAAGACAGCAGCTCCAGCTGCAGGCAGCCCACATCGAAAGCCGAGCACCCCAATCTCTACCTTGAAGGAAACCTTACCCCAAAGCTTCTACGCTCTGATTTAGCGCCTACTCTGCTGGAGTAA